In a genomic window of Sporosarcina trichiuri:
- a CDS encoding dicarboxylate/amino acid:cation symporter → MKFKIGLIWRIVIAIGLAVGFGYLTPLIGEGFAKNFTRLFATFNMLFGGFLNFVVPLIILAFIAPGIAKLGKGSGKLLGLATVFAYASTIVAGILAYFAATAILPSYINGLSDKSISTGKEAAAAFFKMEMTPLMGVMTALLLAFVLGIGMASIGSKTMLRVFEELNTIIEKVISVVIIPLLPIHIFGIFLNMTYTGEVAKVLSIFIFVFVMIIVLHLIMLTVQYTVAGAVSQRNPFRLMKTMAPAYFTAIGTQSSAATIPVTLRQAKQTGASAKVTDFTIPLFATIHLSGSTITLVSCSIGVMLMNGAPISFVSYLGFIFMLGVTMIAAPGVPGGAVVAATGLLASMLGFDESMIALMIALYMAQDSFGTATNVTGDGALAIIVDSFSDRTPAK, encoded by the coding sequence TTGAAATTCAAGATAGGACTCATCTGGAGAATTGTCATCGCCATCGGCCTGGCCGTGGGCTTCGGCTATTTGACTCCGCTGATCGGGGAAGGGTTTGCGAAAAACTTCACCCGTCTGTTTGCGACATTCAATATGCTGTTCGGCGGGTTCCTGAACTTCGTCGTGCCGCTCATCATCCTGGCGTTCATCGCACCGGGAATTGCCAAACTCGGGAAGGGGTCCGGCAAGCTGCTCGGTCTTGCAACCGTTTTCGCCTATGCGTCCACGATCGTGGCTGGAATCCTTGCGTACTTTGCGGCAACGGCCATTCTGCCTTCCTATATCAATGGACTGTCGGATAAGTCCATCAGTACGGGAAAGGAAGCCGCGGCCGCTTTCTTCAAAATGGAGATGACACCGCTCATGGGCGTCATGACGGCCCTGCTGCTGGCGTTCGTGCTCGGCATCGGCATGGCGTCAATCGGCAGCAAGACGATGCTCCGCGTGTTCGAGGAATTGAATACGATCATTGAAAAAGTCATCAGCGTCGTGATCATCCCGCTTCTGCCGATACATATCTTCGGGATCTTCCTGAACATGACCTATACAGGTGAAGTTGCGAAAGTGCTGTCGATCTTCATCTTCGTGTTCGTCATGATCATCGTGCTCCATCTGATCATGCTGACAGTCCAGTACACCGTGGCGGGCGCTGTGTCCCAGCGCAATCCGTTCCGCCTGATGAAAACGATGGCTCCCGCCTATTTCACAGCAATCGGGACACAGTCCTCGGCGGCAACGATCCCGGTGACACTCAGGCAGGCGAAGCAGACCGGAGCGTCCGCGAAAGTTACGGATTTCACCATTCCGCTGTTCGCCACGATCCACTTGTCCGGCAGTACGATCACATTGGTCTCCTGCTCGATCGGCGTCATGCTCATGAACGGAGCACCGATCAGTTTCGTTTCGTATCTGGGCTTCATCTTCATGCTCGGCGTCACGATGATCGCAGCTCCGGGCGTACCGGGGGGCGCAGTCGTCGCAGCGACCGGACTTCTCGCATCGATGCTCGGATTCGACGAGTCGATGATTGCGCTCATGATCGCCCTGTACATGGCGCAGGACAGTTTCGGCACAGCGACGAACGTCACGGGCGACGGAGCCCTTGCCATCATCGTCGACAGCTTTTCAGACAGAACACCGGCCAAATGA